The Zingiber officinale cultivar Zhangliang chromosome 9A, Zo_v1.1, whole genome shotgun sequence genome window below encodes:
- the LOC122019207 gene encoding dof zinc finger protein 4-like yields MNDYRSIPGLASRLFGGEARGGAAGRHQVRGHPSPAVPVKCPRCDSTNTKFCYYNNYNLAQPRHFCKACRRYWTKGGILRNVPVGGGCRKSKHSSTSKPSGGLASPREPSPSGHSDGPNSAIAASNSDENSNPTAYFNQDARARAPLASDAEIFVETAVSSVLAPTILSDFGALLPISLQCRQMAEAAQIGAQPAYMHQTAAPIPLQPLLDAAEGFMNSAPPPPQMLPIQFRPISVEEVAAQPNFLDQAAVGGMGWSGGTMDPAIFGLSTAVEPPAAARVYWSDGQWSDADPALFLS; encoded by the coding sequence ATGAACGACTACCGGTCGATTCCGGGCCTTGCAAGCCGCCTGTTCGGCGGTGAGGCCAGAGGAGGAGCAGCAGGACGGCACCAGGTCCGTGGTCATCCTTCTCCGGCGGTACCCGTCAAGTGTCCTCGCTGCGACTCCACAAACACCAAGTTCTGCTACTACAACAATTACAACCTCGCCCAGCCCCGTCACTTCTGCAAGGCCTGCCGCCGTTACTGGACCAAGGGCGGAATCCTCCGCAACGTCCCCGTCGGCGGCGGCTGCCGCAAGTCCAAGCACTCCTCCACCTCAAAGCCCTCTGGCGGCCTCGCGTCGCCCAGAGAACCGTCGCCCTCAGGCCACTCCGACGGTCCCAATTCAGCCATCGCGGCCTCTAATTCAGACGAAAACTCCAATCCGACGGCTTACTTCAACCAGGATGCGCGCGCGAGGGCTCCGCTAGCCTCGGATGCGGAGATCTTCGTCGAAACAGCAGTCTCGTCCGTGCTGGCTCCGACGATACTCAGCGACTTCGGTGCTCTGCTACCGATTTCGCTCCAGTGCCGGCAGATGGCGGAGGCGGCGCAGATCGGAGCACAGCCGGCGTACATGCATCAGACAGCAGCGCCGATTCCACTGCAGCCTCTGCTAGACGCAGCAGAGGGGTTCATGAATTCGGCGCCGCCTCCGCCACAGATGCTCCCGATCCAATTTAGGCCGATTTCGGTGGAGGAGGTCGCGGCTCAGCCGAACTTTTTGGACCAGGCAGCCGTCGGAGGGATGGGATGGTCCGGGGGTACGATGGATCCGGCGATCTTCGGCCTTTCTACAGCGGTGGAGCCGCCGGCGGCGGCGCGAGTGTATTGGAGCGACGGCCAATGGAGCGACGCCGATCCCGCCCTCTTTCTCTCTTGA